The following proteins are encoded in a genomic region of Candidatus Methylomirabilota bacterium:
- a CDS encoding amidohydrolase/deacetylase family metallohydrolase: MHDLLLKGGTVVDPSTGLDGVCDIAVRDGVIARIAKDIPSAEATQTIEVAGKIVTPGLIDLHAHVFEGVNRNGVHPDLGGVRAGVTTIVDAGSAGAATFAGFPRHIIPRCQTEIIPFLHICQTGLATSPDIIAESSIDLDDTLQVLDQYKGLICGIKARMVSPALEIMGMEMPRLARRAARESGTKLMVHIGDTEKRYDPTVIRSLLPLLEAGDILTHYFTANPGGVLDGNGKLVPEAREAADRGVWFDTAHGRKNFSFDVGRRCIEQGLLPHCISTDLTVPGRIHTVHSMTEIMTRFLGLGFTLAQVVTMSTANPARAIGASHRLGSLAVGRQADISVLELREGDWVVYDVLGESLRVTRAVVPFVTVKKGQVFTPDWGPRPWGWEPDAFFPAAASMKSCC; the protein is encoded by the coding sequence ATGCACGATCTCTTGCTCAAGGGTGGAACCGTGGTGGATCCGTCCACGGGGCTCGACGGGGTCTGCGACATCGCCGTGCGAGACGGCGTGATCGCGCGCATTGCCAAGGACATTCCATCCGCCGAGGCAACTCAGACCATCGAGGTGGCGGGCAAGATCGTGACCCCGGGGCTGATCGATCTCCATGCCCACGTCTTCGAGGGCGTCAACCGTAATGGCGTCCACCCCGATCTCGGCGGCGTGCGCGCCGGCGTCACCACCATCGTGGATGCGGGCAGCGCGGGGGCGGCCACCTTCGCGGGTTTTCCCCGGCACATCATTCCCCGCTGCCAGACCGAGATCATTCCCTTCCTGCACATCTGCCAGACGGGGCTCGCCACCTCGCCGGACATCATCGCGGAGAGCAGCATCGATCTCGACGACACGCTCCAGGTTCTCGACCAGTACAAGGGCCTCATCTGCGGGATCAAGGCGCGCATGGTCTCGCCCGCCCTCGAGATCATGGGCATGGAGATGCCGCGGCTGGCCAGGCGAGCGGCCCGCGAGAGCGGCACCAAGCTCATGGTCCACATCGGCGACACGGAGAAGCGCTACGACCCGACGGTGATTCGCTCGCTCCTGCCCCTCCTCGAGGCGGGCGATATCCTCACGCACTACTTCACGGCCAATCCCGGCGGGGTTCTGGACGGCAACGGCAAGCTGGTGCCCGAAGCCCGCGAGGCCGCGGACCGCGGCGTGTGGTTCGATACGGCGCATGGGCGGAAGAACTTCAGCTTCGACGTCGGCCGCCGCTGCATCGAGCAGGGTCTGCTCCCCCACTGCATCAGCACCGATCTCACCGTTCCCGGCCGCATCCACACCGTGCACAGCATGACCGAGATCATGACCCGCTTCCTCGGCCTCGGGTTCACGCTCGCCCAGGTCGTGACCATGAGCACGGCCAATCCCGCCCGGGCCATCGGTGCCTCCCACCGTCTGGGGAGCCTCGCCGTCGGTCGGCAGGCCGACATCTCCGTTCTCGAGCTCCGCGAGGGCGACTGGGTGGTCTATGACGTGCTCGGCGAGAGCCTGCGCGTCACGCGGGCCGTGGTGCCGTTCGTGACGGTGAAGAAGGGCCAGGTCTTCACGCCGGACTGGGGGCCGAGGCCCTGGGGATGGGAGCCTGATGCATTCTTCCCGGCCGCGGCGTCGATGAAGAGCTGCTGCTGA